Proteins found in one Lentisphaera araneosa HTCC2155 genomic segment:
- a CDS encoding tetratricopeptide repeat protein: MKYLLYFLSFTLLALEPTVPREQKVQYQEIIALMGKDSDKALEKLNKMDEKRSPIFDYLQGSLYLDKKDQSKAFSQFNKAIKKLPEFTRAHKALAFIYLEQAKHKLALKHLSLVISQGSGDASIWKNLAYVHMSLENWQAAWFAFENVRLFDPENAQLQKYFLDIRMRQENYTEALLIAKEIIEDTPQDRNTWLTYISCFNQLNKSEEALANFILFEKLFKLSDTEKLNLAGLYYSQENYLSATKYFGQVEGELQADAKLRQAYALMNIQKFAEAAKILAALKVTEFKNKETYLQTFAQVQMNLGKTDEAIKLYREALKYNANNSMTLMSIAQLADQIADYEVAIDFYTRSMKHKDLMNNALLRRARIYLIQKQWSLAEDDARAVIDSNADKNSKAFARNILDSLPQ, encoded by the coding sequence ATGAAGTACCTCCTCTACTTCCTCAGTTTCACTCTTCTCGCACTTGAGCCCACGGTTCCCCGCGAGCAAAAAGTTCAATATCAGGAAATCATTGCTCTCATGGGTAAGGATTCTGATAAAGCTTTAGAAAAACTCAACAAGATGGATGAAAAGCGCTCTCCAATTTTTGATTATTTACAAGGCAGCCTATACCTCGATAAAAAAGACCAAAGCAAGGCATTCAGCCAATTCAATAAAGCCATCAAAAAACTCCCCGAGTTTACACGAGCTCATAAAGCCCTCGCTTTTATCTACCTTGAACAGGCTAAGCATAAACTTGCACTCAAACACCTTTCCTTAGTGATCAGCCAAGGCAGTGGCGATGCCAGTATTTGGAAGAACCTCGCCTATGTTCACATGAGTTTAGAAAACTGGCAAGCCGCTTGGTTCGCCTTCGAAAATGTTCGCCTCTTTGACCCTGAGAACGCTCAATTACAAAAGTATTTCCTCGACATACGCATGCGTCAAGAAAACTACACTGAGGCGCTCTTAATTGCTAAAGAAATTATTGAAGATACGCCTCAAGATCGCAATACTTGGCTAACTTATATTTCTTGTTTTAATCAGCTCAATAAAAGCGAGGAAGCCCTCGCCAATTTTATTTTATTCGAAAAACTTTTTAAACTCAGTGATACGGAAAAATTAAATCTAGCTGGACTCTATTATTCACAAGAGAATTATTTATCTGCGACCAAGTACTTTGGCCAAGTTGAAGGCGAGCTCCAAGCCGATGCTAAGTTGAGACAAGCTTATGCCTTGATGAATATCCAGAAATTTGCTGAAGCCGCAAAAATCCTTGCCGCACTTAAAGTTACTGAGTTCAAGAATAAAGAAACTTACTTACAGACTTTCGCTCAAGTCCAAATGAATTTGGGTAAAACAGATGAAGCGATCAAGCTCTATCGCGAAGCCCTAAAGTACAATGCGAATAATAGCATGACGCTTATGTCAATTGCGCAACTCGCTGATCAGATCGCTGATTACGAAGTCGCCATTGACTTCTACACGCGCAGTATGAAGCACAAGGACTTAATGAATAACGCCCTCCTGCGAAGAGCGCGAATCTATCTCATTCAAAAGCAATGGTCACTAGCTGAAGACGATGCCCGCGCGGTCATCGACTCAAATGCTGATAAAAACTCCAAGGCCTTTGCCCGAAACATCCTAGATAGTCTGCCCCAGTAA
- a CDS encoding energy transducer TonB gives MVNNSEILIYRSSNSSYKQAWMNCLFAIVFGSAFFLILPLMNRAPQVTVKDIEIREIPQIIKKKKIKKLNKKLDKPKEVKKLIKPVPQPPIPQAMKTVDIKIDLPPISFASEVKLSPMTLSQNFETDFAIEARPTAPVQTTKSSESAVDYSGVFELTEVDQQARRLKFVQPVYPRRAMQRGLTGTLSVQVLITKEGQVSTYKILKSPHRGIFDKACIKALLADSYKPATKNGRVVSSKRIINYDFRLK, from the coding sequence ATGGTCAACAACAGCGAAATCCTCATCTACCGTAGCTCTAATTCTTCCTATAAACAAGCTTGGATGAACTGCCTATTTGCCATCGTCTTTGGCTCGGCTTTTTTCCTTATCCTGCCTTTGATGAACCGCGCTCCTCAAGTCACTGTAAAAGATATTGAAATAAGAGAAATCCCGCAGATAATCAAAAAGAAAAAGATTAAAAAACTCAACAAAAAACTGGATAAGCCTAAGGAAGTCAAAAAGCTCATCAAACCTGTCCCTCAGCCTCCTATCCCTCAGGCTATGAAAACTGTGGATATTAAAATTGATCTCCCTCCCATTTCTTTTGCGAGCGAAGTTAAACTGAGCCCCATGACTCTCAGTCAAAACTTTGAGACCGACTTTGCTATTGAAGCAAGGCCAACAGCACCTGTCCAAACTACTAAAAGCAGTGAGTCGGCAGTTGATTATTCTGGGGTCTTTGAACTCACTGAAGTTGATCAGCAAGCCCGACGTCTCAAATTTGTTCAACCCGTGTACCCTCGACGAGCGATGCAGCGCGGTTTAACAGGAACTTTAAGCGTCCAGGTTTTAATCACCAAAGAAGGTCAAGTTTCGACCTACAAAATTTTAAAATCACCGCATCGCGGGATTTTCGATAAGGCTTGTATCAAAGCTTTACTCGCAGACAGCTACAAACCCGCTACAAAAAATGGTCGCGTGGTCAGTTCTAAAAGAATTATTAATTACGATTTCAGGTTAAAATAA
- a CDS encoding ExbD/TolR family protein translates to MKRLYSRLKMDDDTQNVDMTPLIDMVFILLIFFIVTSVFAKDKGMDIERPSQQSAGKVAKENIMIALTEEGKLRADGRDISFNSLRSYVAKKITSKEQAVVIMADIDADVGDLADIMDECRLAGAKKISLATETE, encoded by the coding sequence ATGAAACGCCTCTACTCAAGATTAAAAATGGATGACGACACTCAAAACGTCGACATGACCCCGCTCATTGATATGGTTTTTATCCTACTGATTTTCTTTATTGTTACCTCGGTCTTTGCCAAAGATAAAGGAATGGATATAGAACGTCCTTCTCAGCAGTCTGCAGGTAAAGTCGCTAAAGAGAATATCATGATTGCTTTAACGGAAGAAGGCAAATTGCGTGCGGACGGTCGCGACATCTCCTTTAATAGCCTGCGTTCTTACGTCGCTAAAAAAATCACTTCAAAAGAACAAGCCGTGGTTATCATGGCTGACATTGATGCCGATGTTGGTGACTTAGCCGATATCATGGATGAATGCCGTTTAGCTGGTGCTAAAAAAATCAGCCTCGCCACGGAGACTGAATAA
- a CDS encoding MotA/TolQ/ExbB proton channel family protein codes for MTYWQTVIDMWSEAGWFALALWFLSFISWIYLLKLHQKLTRTWFNTSHLSKEITHLLLDGKNKEDIRLWLGKKKGVIPKVINYVLATNDHRKITLKERYEEASITEINSIHKEFGVLNALVKSAPLLGLLGTVAGMIQTFAALSQSGDITHVSQGISKALLTTQLGLLIALPGVFASAYLKRKFLRLSMELERLIYHIAKLGNSSEEVS; via the coding sequence ATGACTTATTGGCAAACAGTGATTGACATGTGGTCAGAGGCAGGTTGGTTTGCCTTGGCCCTTTGGTTTTTGTCATTTATTTCGTGGATTTATCTTTTGAAACTCCACCAAAAGCTGACGCGAACCTGGTTCAACACTAGTCACTTAAGCAAAGAAATTACCCACCTTCTTTTGGATGGTAAAAACAAAGAGGATATTCGTCTTTGGCTCGGTAAGAAAAAAGGCGTTATCCCCAAAGTGATCAACTACGTTCTCGCCACCAATGATCACCGTAAAATCACTCTCAAAGAACGTTATGAAGAAGCGAGCATCACTGAGATTAATAGCATCCACAAAGAATTTGGCGTGCTCAATGCTCTAGTGAAATCAGCACCCCTACTCGGTTTGCTAGGAACGGTTGCTGGTATGATCCAAACTTTTGCGGCTCTGAGTCAGTCGGGCGATATCACCCATGTCTCCCAAGGGATTTCCAAGGCTTTGCTAACAACGCAATTAGGCCTACTCATTGCCCTCCCAGGTGTTTTTGCTTCGGCCTATTTGAAAAGAAAGTTCCTCCGTCTCTCCATGGAACTCGAACGCTTAATTTACCATATTGCCAAATTGGGCAATAGCTCCGAGGAAGTCTCCTAA
- a CDS encoding MotA/TolQ/ExbB proton channel family protein produces MKKLFPLLLLCVFNTHAVDLQKASQELQKSYLEANEKLNKQQDAIFSERQSLLTEMDSQKNELKSLGSQNLDEEIAKVQKELEAITLEIETFEQEIETFQSTVSEQRRQFETLLTQRENDQNQKAYQAWDQALEQKNYQDALSANFDLSKAIMTDGLKIYLSQGKVADSQGLVQEAEVLALGRAKYYYRLDQLSGIGTQKRNSIYPQITAVADTDQAFADFAKNASFSLNIDFSHGLVFKDSAKKKTMQDHLKAGGIMVYPLLLLGAICILIALYKFIQLFSIRSQYDDKVIKLITLLKEGKSEEAEEYVSTLKKPIRALLSEAIKYKDAPREDLEELLNETILSELPRLDRLMHILSVSAGAAPLMGLLGTVMGIIKTFEMIGIYGTADTNQLSLGISEALVTTEVGLVVAIPTLITYALLNRRLRSIVSNLEKASLSFINGLRAE; encoded by the coding sequence ATGAAAAAGCTCTTCCCCCTACTGCTTCTTTGTGTCTTCAATACACATGCCGTGGATCTTCAGAAAGCCTCACAAGAATTACAAAAAAGCTACCTTGAAGCGAATGAAAAACTGAATAAGCAGCAAGATGCCATTTTTTCTGAACGTCAATCCTTACTCACTGAGATGGATAGTCAAAAAAATGAACTCAAAAGCTTAGGCAGTCAGAATCTTGACGAAGAAATTGCTAAGGTTCAAAAAGAACTCGAGGCAATCACGCTTGAAATTGAAACTTTTGAACAAGAAATTGAAACTTTCCAAAGCACTGTCAGTGAGCAAAGACGTCAGTTCGAAACCTTGTTAACGCAAAGAGAAAATGATCAAAATCAGAAAGCTTATCAGGCTTGGGATCAAGCCCTAGAACAAAAGAATTATCAAGATGCGCTCTCCGCAAACTTTGATTTATCGAAAGCTATTATGACTGATGGCCTCAAAATCTACTTGAGCCAGGGAAAAGTTGCCGATAGCCAAGGCCTCGTCCAAGAAGCCGAAGTACTCGCCCTTGGCCGTGCTAAATATTATTACCGCTTAGATCAACTCAGTGGTATTGGCACGCAGAAACGCAATTCTATCTACCCACAAATCACCGCAGTAGCAGATACGGATCAAGCTTTTGCGGACTTCGCAAAGAATGCTTCCTTTTCTCTGAATATAGATTTTAGTCATGGTTTAGTTTTTAAAGACTCGGCTAAAAAGAAAACGATGCAAGATCACCTTAAAGCGGGTGGCATTATGGTTTACCCACTTCTTCTACTCGGAGCTATCTGTATTCTCATCGCTCTCTATAAGTTTATTCAACTCTTTAGCATTCGCAGTCAGTACGATGATAAGGTGATTAAATTAATCACCCTACTCAAAGAAGGTAAGTCAGAAGAGGCCGAAGAATACGTCAGTACTCTTAAAAAGCCCATTCGCGCCCTACTCTCTGAAGCTATCAAGTACAAAGATGCTCCTCGTGAGGACTTAGAAGAACTACTCAACGAGACAATTCTCAGTGAGCTCCCCCGCCTCGACCGCCTCATGCATATCCTCTCCGTTTCTGCTGGAGCTGCCCCTTTGATGGGACTTCTTGGTACAGTGATGGGCATCATCAAAACTTTTGAAATGATTGGCATCTATGGAACAGCCGATACAAATCAGCTCTCTTTAGGGATTTCCGAGGCCCTGGTCACAACTGAAGTGGGCCTTGTAGTCGCCATTCCCACACTCATTACTTATGCCCTGCTCAACCGACGCCTTCGTAGCATCGTGTCCAACTTGGAAAAAGCGAGTTTAAGCTTCATTAATGGTTTACGCGCCGAATGA
- a CDS encoding DUF3450 family protein, which produces MKKLWLTLACLCSLILTAKDLTQKDMLELIKKTNEIELQIQNEELNWKEESQVLKLQITLLSKQIEVAKNDKSKKQELLKKLQTLLLDAKSKKAQLVKSKVSYESLLQQYKNDLLQTWHPHLPQGLQVLLNGERAELEKDHALTQSLEDIQVYTQAYLELQSKLHLVTETHVIEGKEWQVSCLYIGTAQGYFLNKDKSLCGSLTFAKGKWHASAELAMLKEITSAFSQYDREGRPELVKLKLGGVH; this is translated from the coding sequence ATGAAAAAACTTTGGCTTACTCTAGCTTGCCTTTGCAGTCTGATTTTGACTGCAAAAGACCTTACGCAAAAGGACATGTTAGAGCTCATAAAAAAAACGAACGAAATCGAATTACAAATTCAAAATGAAGAACTGAATTGGAAAGAAGAGAGTCAGGTCCTCAAGCTTCAAATCACCCTACTCAGTAAACAAATTGAAGTGGCAAAAAACGACAAGTCAAAAAAGCAAGAATTGCTCAAAAAACTGCAGACTCTGCTCCTTGATGCCAAGTCAAAAAAGGCTCAGCTCGTCAAAAGTAAAGTCAGTTACGAATCTTTGTTGCAGCAGTACAAAAATGATTTACTTCAGACTTGGCACCCACACTTACCGCAAGGCTTACAAGTTTTACTCAATGGTGAACGAGCTGAACTCGAAAAAGATCATGCCTTAACTCAAAGCTTAGAGGACATACAAGTTTATACTCAAGCTTACCTCGAATTACAGAGCAAACTTCATCTCGTCACCGAAACGCATGTGATTGAAGGTAAAGAATGGCAAGTCTCTTGCCTCTACATTGGCACAGCTCAAGGCTATTTCCTCAACAAAGATAAATCACTCTGCGGAAGTTTAACTTTCGCCAAAGGCAAATGGCATGCCTCAGCTGAGCTAGCTATGCTCAAAGAAATCACTTCGGCTTTCTCACAATACGATCGCGAAGGCCGTCCTGAACTTGTGAAGCTTAAGCTAGGAGGAGTTCACTAA
- a CDS encoding DUF6607 family protein → MFRVAFVCLSLFLFASCSSSEKGESEAVKEKQDFVGPSQVFGWPFLEPSTMKSQGGMTTGSPVSLDHDESVWKSLQEEGISKFERDRRAILAMAGDYRVSFQFLETAGYTVKFHPARPYFSWGTEAIRVIKDDGKEISLQHTLCMWFKGENGELQGPMVMKHWRQDWKYEDTFSWDYLADNKWQKQTHSAEQIAGSWSQKVFQVDDSPRYFTAGKWVHNQGVSTWRSDVHRRPLPRREFAVRSDYNILQGIHDITITPNGWVHFQNNNKVNRVGDDYTQLSQETGINRYERISEPELTSADEYWEKTSAYWAEVRKVWEEKLSQRSQLKIKSKHEGKKLYMHHFSYAGAIKAGEYDSQAGKKHARETIESFLEDTDKNQKSSY, encoded by the coding sequence ATGTTTAGAGTGGCTTTTGTTTGTTTAAGTTTATTTTTATTTGCTTCATGTTCGAGCAGTGAAAAGGGTGAGTCCGAAGCTGTTAAAGAAAAACAGGACTTTGTCGGACCTTCTCAGGTTTTTGGCTGGCCATTTTTAGAGCCATCAACAATGAAATCACAGGGAGGGATGACCACAGGTTCACCAGTAAGTTTAGATCACGACGAGAGTGTATGGAAGTCATTACAGGAAGAGGGGATATCGAAATTTGAAAGAGATCGTCGTGCAATTTTGGCTATGGCGGGAGATTATCGAGTCAGTTTTCAGTTTCTGGAAACGGCAGGTTATACAGTAAAGTTTCATCCCGCAAGACCTTACTTTTCCTGGGGGACGGAAGCCATCCGAGTGATTAAGGATGACGGGAAAGAAATTAGTCTTCAGCATACTTTATGTATGTGGTTTAAAGGTGAGAATGGAGAGCTTCAAGGTCCTATGGTGATGAAACACTGGCGACAAGATTGGAAATATGAAGATACATTTAGTTGGGATTACTTAGCTGATAATAAATGGCAAAAACAAACACATTCTGCAGAACAAATCGCAGGTTCATGGTCACAGAAAGTATTTCAAGTAGATGATTCCCCTAGGTATTTCACGGCTGGTAAATGGGTGCATAATCAAGGAGTTTCGACATGGCGCAGTGATGTTCATCGCAGGCCTCTGCCTCGTCGTGAGTTTGCGGTGAGAAGTGATTATAATATTCTTCAAGGGATACACGATATAACGATCACTCCAAATGGTTGGGTACATTTTCAAAATAATAACAAAGTTAATCGAGTGGGGGATGATTATACCCAACTTTCTCAGGAGACGGGTATTAATCGCTACGAACGAATTTCAGAACCAGAGCTGACATCAGCTGACGAGTACTGGGAGAAGACTTCAGCTTATTGGGCAGAAGTCCGTAAAGTATGGGAAGAGAAATTAAGTCAACGGAGTCAGTTGAAAATTAAGAGCAAGCACGAAGGCAAAAAACTCTACATGCATCACTTCTCCTATGCAGGAGCTATCAAAGCCGGGGAGTATGATTCCCAAGCAGGGAAAAAACATGCTCGAGAAACAATAGAATCATTTTTAGAGGATACAGATAAAAATCAAAAAAGTTCTTATTAA